Proteins encoded by one window of Lutibacter sp. A64:
- the rsmA gene encoding 16S rRNA (adenine(1518)-N(6)/adenine(1519)-N(6))-dimethyltransferase RsmA, which translates to MSVKAKKHLGQHFLKDELIAQQIADSLTEKRYKNVLEIGPGMGVLTKYLLKKPLKTHVIEIDTESVEYLQAHYLNLADRIISKDFLKINIEDYFAKEQVAIIGNFPYNISTQIVFKTLENRHQIPEFSGMFQKEVAQRIAEKEGSKVYGILSVLTQAFYNVEYLFTVPPTVFNPPPKVDSGVIRLIRKENYNLPVDEKLFFKVVKTAFQQRRKTLRNSLKTLNLSDSLREDSIFGQRPEQLSVQEFINLTSKIEKDVN; encoded by the coding sequence ATGAGTGTAAAAGCAAAAAAACACCTAGGCCAACATTTTTTAAAAGACGAACTAATTGCACAACAAATTGCCGATAGTTTAACCGAAAAAAGATATAAAAATGTATTAGAAATCGGTCCTGGAATGGGTGTTTTAACCAAATATTTGCTTAAAAAACCACTTAAAACCCATGTAATAGAAATAGACACAGAATCTGTAGAATACTTACAAGCTCATTATTTAAATTTAGCTGATAGAATTATTTCAAAAGATTTTTTAAAAATTAATATTGAAGACTATTTTGCAAAAGAACAAGTAGCAATAATTGGCAATTTCCCATACAATATTTCAACTCAAATTGTATTTAAAACACTAGAGAATCGTCATCAAATACCAGAATTTTCTGGCATGTTTCAAAAAGAAGTAGCCCAGAGAATTGCCGAAAAAGAAGGCAGTAAAGTTTACGGAATACTCTCTGTTTTAACACAAGCTTTTTACAATGTAGAATATTTATTTACCGTACCACCAACTGTTTTTAATCCACCGCCAAAAGTAGATTCTGGAGTTATTAGACTTATTAGAAAAGAAAATTACAACCTTCCTGTTGATGAAAAATTGTTTTTTAAAGTAGTAAAAACAGCCTTTCAACAACGTAGAAAAACACTTCGTAATAGTTTAAAAACACTTAATTTATCGGATAGTTTACGAGAAGATAGTATCTTTGGGCAACGTCCAGAACAATTATCGGTTCAAGAATTCATTAATCTTACTTCTAAAATAGAAAAAGATGTCAATTGA
- a CDS encoding reprolysin-like metallopeptidase — protein MKYLNIRFLLVFIIITAQYFSASAQKSGNLWFKNANSEKSSAPKLMRKSIPKAYTVYDLDLETLKDRLKDAPKRKEGLKNSSVILNFPNGNGELEKYEIFETPILAENLQKKYPTIKSYIGKSIKNPGVTIRFSVTAAGLNAMTLKKSGESTFIDPYTKNKASYLVYKKTDSPEPEEAFVCKFDDYNTEIKPKTKITSNTSAKEANANDGKLRTYRLAVATTGEYSQFHLTQQGVAATETDSIKKVAVLSAIVTTMTRVNGIFERDVALTMVLVDNNTNIIFLDAATDGFTNDDSEELIDESQKIISSTIGTDNFDIGHTFSTGGGGLAQLSSPCTSYGKASGITGSSNPIGDAYDIDYVAHEMGHQYGAHHTFNASSGNCDGNINSGTAVEPGSGSTIMAYAGLCSPHNIQNYGDAYFHYVSIQEMWANITEGNSSACAEITDTDNNTPVIESLQNYTIPVSTPFVLSATASDVDGDLLTYTWEQIDTETAAHPLVSTSTEGPAFRSLEPSESPERTFPNMSTILGGNTYNQWEVLPSVSRSMTFAVTVRDNNKSGGQTASDITEITFSDKAKAFKLTSQTTQESWDAGTSQTINWDVANTDSAPVNCSYVNILFSNDGGLTYPITLASNVLNNGTHTIVSPDVTTTTGRIKIESVGNIFFNVNVANISVQSSEFIMEFDEFKLETCAPDDVIYNMTYNTFLDFNEETTFSATDLPEGANVTFNPATATANNTAVTMKITGMDTDNLGLHTITVTGTSASVTKSTVVELNVYSSEITAPVLNFPENESTGVLEPYNLSWNDNENIKDYTIEIALDSLFTTIVETDTLNSAYFKPELLEFNTTYYWRVKGANSCSESSFSTYYSFTTANVVCDSNTSTNKPLNIPDNNTTGVNSNISITTNKIITDVNVTVTAPHEWVGDLSLYLISPLGTKVLLSANNGNEGLNYTNTFFDDDAEASITSGIPPFSGTFKPQGKLSDFNDEESYGDWTLQAIDNGPADTGTIDSWSIEICGVAVIGDDDDKDGVKNEDDICPETPLGSAVDSTGCPVFSLPVDNFTIETISETCPDKNNGQILISANETYTYKVTLNGVEATLQNTDLSPGSYTICIGVEEDEDYEQCYDVVIDEGTTISGKVAVNSGKASIEIEEGTGPFMVFVNDKIVLETVAPIFTFDVKHGDKVEIKSSVSCEGVFAKTINLFDEIIAYPNPTKGNLEIALPVSVNTVKIEVYNIQSQLISVQNYTVTNNKVQLNIANNATGLYFAKVYLEEPIVLKIIKE, from the coding sequence ATGAAGTATTTAAATATTAGATTTTTATTAGTATTCATAATTATTACCGCTCAATATTTTTCTGCTTCTGCTCAAAAATCAGGTAATCTTTGGTTTAAAAACGCTAATTCAGAAAAAAGTTCTGCGCCAAAATTAATGCGAAAATCTATTCCTAAAGCTTATACTGTGTACGATTTAGATTTAGAAACTTTAAAAGATAGATTAAAAGATGCTCCAAAAAGAAAAGAAGGTTTAAAAAACTCTAGTGTTATTTTAAATTTTCCAAATGGTAATGGTGAATTAGAAAAATATGAGATTTTTGAAACACCGATTTTAGCTGAAAATCTTCAAAAGAAATATCCAACTATTAAATCTTATATCGGTAAAAGTATTAAAAATCCTGGTGTAACTATACGGTTTAGTGTTACAGCTGCAGGTTTAAATGCAATGACTCTAAAAAAATCTGGAGAATCAACATTTATAGATCCTTATACCAAAAATAAAGCTTCATATTTAGTATATAAAAAAACTGATTCGCCTGAGCCAGAAGAAGCTTTTGTATGTAAGTTTGATGATTATAACACAGAAATTAAACCTAAAACTAAAATAACTTCAAATACTTCAGCAAAAGAAGCAAATGCAAATGATGGTAAATTGAGAACTTATAGGTTAGCAGTTGCAACAACAGGTGAATATTCTCAATTTCATTTAACACAACAAGGGGTTGCTGCTACCGAAACGGATTCTATTAAAAAAGTAGCTGTTTTATCGGCTATAGTAACAACAATGACTCGTGTTAATGGTATTTTTGAAAGAGATGTTGCCCTAACAATGGTTTTAGTTGATAACAATACCAATATTATTTTTTTAGATGCAGCAACAGATGGTTTTACAAATGATGATTCTGAAGAATTAATTGATGAAAGTCAAAAAATAATAAGCAGTACTATTGGAACCGATAATTTTGATATAGGCCATACTTTTAGTACTGGAGGTGGTGGTTTAGCACAATTAAGTTCACCTTGTACTTCTTATGGAAAAGCGAGCGGAATTACGGGTTCTAGTAATCCTATTGGAGATGCTTATGATATTGATTATGTAGCACATGAAATGGGACATCAATATGGTGCACATCATACTTTTAACGCTTCTTCTGGAAATTGTGATGGTAATATTAACTCAGGTACAGCTGTTGAACCAGGAAGTGGGTCAACAATTATGGCTTATGCAGGGCTTTGTTCTCCACATAATATTCAAAATTATGGAGATGCTTATTTTCATTATGTAAGTATTCAAGAAATGTGGGCAAATATTACTGAAGGTAATAGTAGTGCTTGTGCTGAAATTACTGACACCGATAATAATACTCCGGTAATTGAAAGTCTTCAAAATTATACAATTCCAGTTTCTACGCCCTTTGTTTTATCTGCAACTGCTTCAGATGTAGATGGCGATCTTTTAACATATACTTGGGAGCAGATAGATACTGAAACTGCTGCACACCCACTTGTGTCAACTTCAACAGAAGGTCCGGCATTTAGATCTTTAGAGCCAAGTGAAAGTCCTGAAAGAACATTTCCTAATATGTCAACTATTTTAGGCGGTAATACGTACAATCAATGGGAAGTTTTACCTTCAGTTTCAAGGTCAATGACATTTGCTGTTACGGTAAGAGATAATAATAAAAGTGGAGGGCAAACAGCTAGTGATATAACAGAAATAACTTTTTCAGATAAAGCTAAAGCTTTTAAATTAACTTCTCAAACTACTCAAGAAAGTTGGGATGCGGGTACTTCTCAAACAATTAATTGGGATGTTGCTAATACTGATAGTGCACCTGTAAATTGTTCTTATGTAAATATTTTATTTTCTAATGATGGAGGTTTAACATACCCTATTACTTTAGCTTCTAATGTGTTAAATAATGGTACTCATACTATTGTAAGTCCAGATGTTACAACAACAACCGGAAGAATTAAAATTGAGAGTGTTGGTAATATCTTTTTTAATGTAAATGTTGCAAATATTTCGGTTCAATCTTCAGAATTTATTATGGAATTTGATGAATTTAAACTTGAAACTTGTGCGCCAGATGATGTTATTTATAATATGACGTACAATACATTTTTAGATTTTAATGAAGAAACAACTTTTTCTGCAACAGATTTACCAGAAGGAGCCAATGTAACTTTTAACCCGGCAACGGCAACTGCAAATAATACAGCTGTAACAATGAAGATAACAGGAATGGATACTGATAATCTTGGTCTTCATACTATTACTGTAACAGGTACATCGGCCTCAGTAACTAAAAGTACAGTAGTCGAGTTAAATGTTTATTCATCTGAAATAACTGCACCTGTTTTAAATTTCCCAGAAAATGAAAGTACTGGAGTATTAGAACCTTATAATTTAAGTTGGAATGATAATGAAAATATTAAAGATTATACTATTGAAATTGCTTTAGACTCATTATTTACTACTATTGTAGAAACTGATACTTTAAATTCTGCGTATTTTAAACCAGAATTGTTAGAATTTAATACAACCTATTATTGGAGAGTAAAAGGCGCTAATAGTTGTAGCGAGAGTTCGTTTTCAACTTATTATAGTTTTACAACAGCAAATGTTGTTTGCGACTCTAACACATCAACAAATAAACCATTAAATATACCTGATAATAATACCACAGGAGTAAATTCAAATATAAGTATAACAACCAATAAAATTATTACAGATGTAAATGTTACAGTAACAGCTCCTCACGAGTGGGTTGGAGATTTATCGTTGTATTTAATAAGTCCTTTAGGTACAAAGGTTTTATTATCTGCAAATAATGGAAATGAAGGTTTAAATTATACAAATACTTTTTTTGATGATGATGCAGAAGCTTCTATAACTTCAGGAATTCCTCCTTTTTCAGGAACGTTTAAGCCACAAGGTAAATTATCTGATTTTAATGATGAAGAATCTTATGGAGATTGGACATTGCAAGCTATTGATAATGGGCCAGCAGATACAGGTACTATTGATAGTTGGAGCATAGAAATTTGTGGAGTAGCGGTAATTGGTGATGATGATGATAAAGATGGCGTAAAAAATGAGGATGATATTTGTCCTGAAACTCCTTTAGGAAGTGCAGTTGATAGTACAGGCTGTCCTGTATTTAGTTTACCAGTTGATAATTTTACAATAGAAACTATAAGTGAAACGTGTCCAGATAAAAATAATGGTCAAATTTTAATTTCAGCTAATGAAACATATACATATAAAGTAACATTAAATGGTGTTGAAGCGACATTGCAAAATACAGATTTATCTCCTGGAAGTTATACTATTTGTATTGGTGTAGAAGAAGATGAAGATTATGAACAGTGTTATGATGTTGTTATAGATGAGGGAACTACCATTTCTGGTAAAGTAGCTGTAAATTCAGGAAAAGCTTCTATAGAAATTGAAGAAGGTACAGGTCCTTTTATGGTTTTTGTAAACGATAAAATAGTTTTAGAAACAGTAGCGCCAATTTTCACTTTTGATGTAAAACACGGAGATAAAGTTGAAATAAAATCTAGTGTTTCTTGTGAAGGTGTTTTTGCAAAAACAATTAATTTGTTCGATGAAATTATTGCATACCCAAATCCTACAAAGGGAAATTTAGAAATTGCGTTACCAGTTTCTGTAAACACTGTAAAAATTGAAGTGTACAATATACAGTCACAGTTAATTTCGGTACAAAATTATACGGTAACTAATAATAAGGTTCAATTAAATATTGCTAATAATGCTACGGGGCTATACTTTGCAAAAGTATATTTAGAAGAACCTATAGTTCTTAAAATTATTAAAGAATAA
- the serS gene encoding serine--tRNA ligase encodes MLQVAFIRENTEAVLKGLEKRNLKNAAELVAQTIAADESRRSIQTELDAVLAESNKLSKDIGQLFKSGERQKAEVLKQKTVLLKEKSKSLTDSLQNKATELQELLYLIPNIPNEIVPAGSSEEHNLNVLQEGEIPVLHEGALPHWELAKKYDIIDFELGNKIAGAGFPVYKGKGARLQRALINYFLDKNTEAGYNEVQVPLLVNEASGFGTGQLPDKEGQMYHDAQDNLYLIPTAEVPVTNIYRDVILKESDFPILNTAYTPCFRREAGSYGAHVRGLNRLHQFDKIEIVRIEHPSNSYKALDSMVAHVKGILNELNLPFRILRLCGGDIGFTSALTYDFEVFSTAQDRWLEVSSVSNFETFQANRLKLRFKNSEGKSELAHTLNGSSLALPRVLAGLLENCQTPEGIKIPKVLVPYCGFELIN; translated from the coding sequence ATGTTACAAGTTGCATTTATTAGAGAAAACACAGAAGCTGTTTTAAAAGGTTTAGAAAAAAGAAATTTAAAAAACGCTGCTGAATTGGTTGCACAAACCATTGCTGCTGATGAAAGTAGAAGATCAATTCAAACTGAATTGGATGCTGTATTGGCAGAATCTAATAAATTATCGAAAGATATTGGACAGTTATTTAAATCTGGTGAAAGACAAAAAGCTGAAGTTTTAAAGCAAAAAACGGTGCTTTTAAAAGAAAAATCTAAAAGCTTAACCGATAGCCTTCAAAATAAAGCAACAGAATTACAAGAATTGTTGTATTTAATTCCAAACATTCCAAACGAAATTGTACCTGCAGGTTCTTCAGAAGAACACAATTTAAATGTATTACAAGAAGGTGAAATTCCTGTATTACACGAAGGCGCATTACCACATTGGGAATTGGCAAAAAAATACGATATTATAGATTTTGAACTTGGAAATAAAATTGCTGGAGCTGGTTTTCCTGTTTACAAAGGTAAAGGAGCAAGATTACAACGCGCTTTAATCAATTATTTTTTAGATAAAAATACCGAAGCTGGATATAATGAAGTGCAAGTGCCACTTTTAGTAAATGAAGCTTCAGGGTTTGGGACTGGGCAATTGCCAGATAAAGAAGGGCAAATGTACCACGATGCACAAGATAATTTATATTTAATTCCTACGGCTGAAGTTCCAGTAACTAATATTTATAGAGATGTTATTTTAAAAGAAAGTGATTTTCCTATATTAAATACCGCATATACACCTTGTTTTAGACGCGAAGCTGGTTCATACGGAGCGCATGTACGTGGTTTAAATAGATTGCATCAATTTGATAAAATTGAAATAGTTAGAATTGAACATCCATCTAATTCATATAAAGCTTTAGATAGTATGGTTGCACACGTAAAAGGAATTTTAAACGAATTAAATTTACCTTTTAGAATTTTACGTTTATGTGGTGGAGATATTGGATTTACATCTGCATTAACTTACGATTTTGAAGTGTTTTCAACAGCTCAAGATCGTTGGTTAGAAGTAAGTTCTGTTTCTAATTTTGAAACATTTCAAGCAAATCGTTTAAAACTTCGTTTTAAAAATAGCGAAGGAAAAAGCGAATTAGCACACACTCTTAATGGTAGTTCTTTAGCATTACCACGCGTGTTAGCAGGTTTGTTAGAAAATTGCCAAACACCTGAGGGGATTAAAATCCCTAAGGTGCTAGTTCCATATTGTGGTTTTGAACTTATTAACTAA
- the mgtE gene encoding magnesium transporter, which produces MSIEITQQFIEDIQILITEKNNESLLVLLEDFHYADIAEVIEDLSIEEAIYLIRLLESDVTSEVIAELDEDIREKILSELSSKEIAEEIDELDTDDAADIISELSEDQKEEVIAHLEDIKHAKEIVELLRYDEDTAGGLMAKELVKVNENWNVLTCVKEMRAQAEEVTRVHSIYVVDDDNKLIGRLSLKDLLTTSTKTAIKDVLIKKVDSVNVNDQAEDVARVMQKYDLEAIPVVDEIGHLVGRITIDDIVDVIREEAEKDYQLAAGISQDVEADDTIWELTKARLPWLILALFGGFISVSVLGGFGDAMRQFPELFFFTPLIAAMAGNVGVQSSAIVVQGLANDSLRGSLWNRLVKEISLSLLNGLVLAILLMSAGMFFLGFDFKVGLTVSISLVSVIIIASIIGTFVPIILDKRNIDPALATGPFITTSNDILGILIYFLIAKLILGF; this is translated from the coding sequence ATGTCAATTGAAATTACACAACAGTTCATAGAGGATATTCAAATATTAATTACTGAAAAAAACAATGAATCTTTATTGGTTTTATTGGAAGATTTCCATTATGCCGATATTGCAGAAGTTATTGAAGATTTATCTATAGAAGAAGCTATTTATTTAATTCGTCTTTTAGAAAGTGATGTTACTTCTGAAGTAATTGCAGAATTAGATGAAGATATTCGTGAAAAAATACTTAGCGAACTTTCTAGTAAAGAAATTGCTGAAGAAATTGACGAACTAGATACCGATGATGCCGCAGATATTATTTCAGAACTTTCTGAAGATCAGAAAGAAGAGGTAATTGCTCATTTAGAAGATATTAAACACGCCAAAGAAATTGTAGAACTTTTACGCTACGACGAAGATACAGCTGGTGGTTTAATGGCAAAAGAATTAGTAAAAGTTAACGAAAATTGGAATGTACTTACTTGTGTAAAAGAAATGCGTGCACAAGCCGAAGAAGTAACCAGAGTACATTCTATTTATGTTGTAGATGATGACAATAAACTTATAGGAAGACTTTCTTTAAAAGATTTATTAACCACCTCTACAAAAACTGCAATTAAAGATGTTTTAATAAAAAAAGTAGACTCTGTTAATGTAAATGACCAAGCCGAAGACGTAGCTAGAGTTATGCAAAAATACGATTTGGAGGCAATTCCTGTAGTAGATGAAATTGGACATTTAGTTGGTAGAATTACTATTGATGATATTGTAGATGTAATTAGAGAAGAAGCTGAAAAAGATTACCAATTAGCAGCAGGTATTTCTCAAGATGTTGAAGCAGATGATACCATTTGGGAACTTACTAAAGCGCGTTTACCTTGGTTAATTTTAGCATTGTTTGGTGGTTTTATTAGTGTTTCGGTATTGGGTGGCTTTGGAGATGCAATGAGACAATTTCCTGAACTATTTTTCTTTACACCATTAATTGCCGCAATGGCAGGTAATGTTGGTGTACAATCATCTGCAATTGTTGTGCAAGGTTTGGCAAACGATAGTTTAAGAGGTTCGCTTTGGAATAGGCTTGTTAAAGAAATATCACTTAGCTTATTAAATGGTTTAGTACTTGCCATATTATTAATGTCTGCAGGGATGTTTTTTCTTGGTTTTGACTTTAAAGTAGGACTAACAGTATCTATTTCGTTAGTTTCTGTTATTATTATTGCTTCAATTATAGGTACCTTTGTTCCAATTATTTTAGATAAAAGAAATATAGATCCTGCCTTAGCTACAGGTCCATTTATAACTACAAGTAACGATATTTTGGGGATTTTAATTTACTTTTTAATTGCAAAATTAATTTTAGGATTTTAA
- a CDS encoding DUF4286 family protein encodes MYIYNVTTNVDESVHEQWLKWMKEVHIPNMLSLGKFTNAKMIQVMVDEEMGGTTYAVQYTTDSLKTLQEYYQEDAEKLRTEAMHLFKDKIVAFRTELKVISEQFSMSVKN; translated from the coding sequence ATGTATATATATAACGTTACAACAAATGTTGACGAGTCAGTTCATGAGCAATGGTTAAAATGGATGAAAGAAGTACATATACCAAATATGCTTTCTCTAGGGAAATTTACCAATGCAAAAATGATTCAAGTTATGGTAGATGAAGAAATGGGAGGCACAACATATGCTGTACAATATACAACAGATAGTCTTAAAACTCTTCAAGAATATTACCAAGAAGATGCTGAAAAATTAAGAACTGAAGCAATGCATTTATTTAAAGATAAAATTGTTGCTTTTAGAACCGAGTTAAAAGTTATTAGTGAACAATTTAGTATGAGTGTAAAAAACTAA
- a CDS encoding tetratricopeptide repeat protein, with protein MRKILILLICCFSLQIHAQEASLAFLYLRNGEYEKAAAIYKTLHEKNPFNSSYLTNLIDSYQQLEKFNEVQSLINKQLKKRPDQHYLFVELGYNYQLQYKQDSASFFYEKAINSIEKTRNQGYLIGRSFQQNHLLDYALTAFKKAMEVNPNSNYNLQIAAIYGEKADLENMIDTYLNLVETNESYLPTSKTYIGKYITDDSENEANIFLRKLLIKRLQNNPQNSWNQLLSWLYTQQKEYGKAFIQEKALFKRDSSSLKGITDLGEIAFANKDYTVSKNCFNYIIEHTSNLEDQLKAKLYLLQISIETDNEISVTDQQFQQIFTEYGKNEHTIAVQLVYAEFLAFKKNEPNNAISLLKEALKLPINRFQKGNIKTKLADILVFTNKFSSALIYYTQVQNDLKNNSIGQTARFKIAQTSYFKGDFEWAQSQLKVLKNSTSQLIANDALDLNLLITDNIVKDSLKIALKTYAKADLLAFQNKNQQAIDTLQVILTNFKGHTLEDEALFKQAKLLEKLGEFIRAKSNYLQIIALNNEDILADDAIYYLAELYLNQLNNTENAKEYYQRIIFEYPSSIYLVDARKKYRKLRGDTLN; from the coding sequence ATGCGTAAAATTTTAATCCTACTTATTTGTTGTTTTTCCTTGCAAATACATGCGCAAGAAGCTTCATTAGCATTTCTTTATCTTAGAAATGGTGAGTATGAAAAAGCTGCAGCAATTTATAAAACACTACACGAAAAAAATCCATTTAACAGTAGTTATTTAACCAATTTAATAGATAGTTACCAGCAACTAGAAAAATTTAACGAAGTACAATCTCTAATAAATAAACAATTAAAAAAACGCCCAGATCAACATTATTTATTTGTTGAATTAGGGTATAATTACCAATTACAATACAAACAAGACAGCGCTTCTTTTTTTTATGAAAAAGCAATAAACTCAATAGAAAAAACCAGAAATCAAGGGTATTTAATTGGTAGATCTTTTCAACAAAATCATTTGTTAGATTATGCACTAACCGCTTTTAAAAAAGCAATGGAAGTAAACCCCAATTCTAATTACAACTTACAAATTGCGGCCATTTATGGTGAAAAAGCCGATTTAGAAAATATGATTGATACCTATTTAAATTTGGTTGAAACTAACGAGAGTTACTTACCCACTTCAAAAACCTATATTGGAAAATATATAACCGATGATTCTGAAAATGAAGCTAATATTTTTCTAAGAAAATTATTAATTAAAAGGTTGCAAAACAATCCACAAAACAGTTGGAATCAATTATTAAGCTGGCTATACACCCAACAAAAAGAATATGGAAAGGCTTTTATTCAAGAAAAAGCATTATTTAAAAGAGATTCTAGTAGCTTAAAAGGAATTACCGATTTGGGTGAAATTGCCTTTGCAAATAAAGATTATACAGTTTCTAAAAATTGTTTTAATTATATAATAGAGCATACAAGTAATTTAGAAGACCAATTAAAAGCAAAATTGTATTTGTTGCAGATTTCTATTGAAACAGATAACGAAATTTCTGTTACAGATCAGCAATTTCAACAAATTTTTACAGAATATGGAAAAAACGAACATACTATTGCCGTACAATTAGTTTATGCTGAATTTTTAGCGTTTAAAAAAAACGAACCCAATAATGCAATTTCATTATTAAAAGAAGCCCTAAAACTTCCTATAAACAGATTTCAAAAAGGAAACATAAAAACTAAATTGGCCGATATTCTAGTCTTTACAAATAAGTTTAGTTCTGCTTTAATTTATTACACACAAGTTCAAAACGATTTAAAAAATAATAGTATTGGACAAACAGCACGCTTTAAAATTGCACAAACTTCCTATTTTAAAGGAGATTTTGAATGGGCACAATCACAATTAAAAGTATTAAAAAATTCAACATCACAATTAATAGCCAATGATGCATTAGATTTAAATTTATTAATTACAGATAACATTGTAAAAGACAGTTTAAAAATTGCTTTAAAAACATACGCAAAAGCCGATTTGTTGGCTTTTCAAAATAAAAACCAACAAGCAATAGATACATTACAAGTTATTTTAACCAATTTTAAAGGACATACTTTAGAAGATGAAGCCTTGTTTAAACAAGCAAAATTACTAGAAAAATTAGGTGAATTTATACGTGCCAAAAGTAATTATTTACAAATTATAGCACTTAATAACGAAGATATTTTAGCAGATGATGCAATTTATTATTTGGCAGAATTGTACTTAAATCAGTTAAATAATACTGAAAATGCTAAAGAATATTATCAAAGAATTATTTTTGAATATCCTTCAAGTATTTACTTAGTTGATGCCAGAAAAAAATACAGAAAATTGCGTGGAGATACACTTAATTGA
- a CDS encoding bifunctional riboflavin kinase/FAD synthetase — protein MKIFTNLSKFKSNNKTFVTIGSFDGVHIGHQKVIKKLVKSAKNNNATSALLTFFPHPRMVLQKDLDIKLINTIEERTKLLENLGLETLVIHEFSKEFANLSALEFVKNILIDTLNISRLVIGYDHHFGKNREGNFEQLQVYGNAYSFQVKKITQQEISDITVSSTKIRKAIENGEIAKANTYLGYNFMLTGTIVKGKSLGAKIGFPTANLHIAETYKLVPKTGAYIVKSIIGGKEVFGMMNIGYRPTVSGKNQTIETHFFNFNQQIYDEKIQIEVLKFLRDEQKFDSITTLKSQLAKDKKTCLEYIYNNF, from the coding sequence TTGAAAATTTTCACTAATTTATCTAAATTTAAATCAAACAATAAAACTTTTGTTACCATTGGCTCGTTTGATGGGGTTCATATTGGGCATCAAAAAGTAATAAAAAAATTGGTAAAAAGCGCTAAAAATAACAACGCAACTTCTGCATTGTTAACTTTTTTTCCACATCCGCGTATGGTTTTACAAAAAGATTTAGATATTAAATTAATTAATACAATTGAAGAGCGCACAAAATTATTAGAAAACTTAGGTTTAGAAACCTTAGTAATTCACGAATTTTCAAAAGAATTTGCAAATCTTTCGGCATTAGAATTTGTGAAAAATATTTTAATAGATACCTTAAATATTTCTAGATTAGTAATTGGTTACGACCATCATTTTGGTAAAAATAGAGAAGGTAATTTTGAACAATTACAAGTGTATGGAAACGCTTATAGTTTTCAAGTAAAAAAAATAACGCAACAAGAAATTAGCGATATTACTGTTAGCTCAACAAAAATTAGAAAAGCTATTGAAAATGGAGAAATAGCAAAAGCTAATACCTACTTAGGATATAATTTTATGTTAACCGGTACGATTGTAAAAGGAAAAAGTTTAGGTGCAAAAATAGGATTTCCAACAGCTAATTTACATATTGCAGAAACTTATAAACTAGTTCCAAAAACCGGTGCATATATTGTAAAGTCTATAATTGGTGGTAAAGAAGTTTTTGGAATGATGAATATTGGTTATAGACCTACAGTTAGTGGTAAAAACCAAACTATAGAAACTCATTTTTTTAATTTCAATCAACAAATTTATGATGAAAAAATTCAGATTGAAGTATTGAAATTTTTAAGAGATGAACAAAAATTTGACTCAATTACTACATTAAAAAGTCAATTAGCAAAAGATAAAAAAACTTGTTTAGAATATATTTATAACAACTTTTAA